One Maniola jurtina chromosome 25, ilManJurt1.1, whole genome shotgun sequence DNA segment encodes these proteins:
- the LOC123878246 gene encoding uncharacterized protein LOC123878246 isoform X6, with amino-acid sequence MIFCSTKLIVFLLLMFQASLEKTSSNNKIILESELPKKVQVKRSYADLLNSLIKVNQERVTALKKLYVLNSITYGKDVLRSTIENKLDDYDKMQERLIRTLRQTLDNPKLMKSPNDVSKLHSISESLSSDKNRDALREKVESSDSEQYNSTEIEKIIFLPNNTHKYIKTAEVIDSTNEDINDGTTGQRLKEEEDLKCINACKEVIGNVCDAHTTKCGAKERHLFEKDCFKACN; translated from the exons ATGATTTTTTGTAGTAcgaaattaattgtttttttgttgCTTATG TTCCAGGCCTCTTTAGAAAAAACATCATCAAACAACAAAATCATATTAGAAAGCGAATTACCAAAAAAAGTTCAGGTGAAACGTTCTTACGCCGATCTCCTAAACTCCTTGATCAAAGTAAACCAAGAAAGAGTCACAGCCTTGAAGAAACTATATGTCTTAAACAGTATAACATATGGTAAAGATGTATTAAGGAGCACCATTGAAAATAAGCTGGATGATTATGATAAAATGCAGGAAAGGCTAATAAGGACTCTGAGACAAACTTTGGACaat CCAAAACTTATGAAATCTCCAAATGACGTCTCCAAACTACATTCTATATCTGAAAGTCTTTCAAGTGACAAAAATCGGGATGCTCTACGCGAAAAAGTTGAAAGTTCAGACTCCGAACAATATAACAGCAcggaaatagaaaaaataattttcctccCAAACAAtacacataaatatataaaaaccgCTGAAGTGATAGATTCAACGAATGAAGATATCAACGATGGGACGACAGGTCAAAGATTAAAGGAAGAGGAAGATCTAAAATGCATAAATGCTTGTAAAGAAGTTATTGGTAATGTGTGTGATGCACATACCACCAAATGCGGCGCTAAAGAACGACATTTGTTTGAAAAGGATTGTTTTAAGGCTTGTAACTAG
- the LOC123878246 gene encoding uncharacterized protein LOC123878246 isoform X4 yields the protein MIFCSTKLIVFLLLMFQASLEKTSSNNKIILESELPKKVQVKRSYADLLNSLIKVNQERVTALKKLYVLNSITYGKDVLRSTIENKLDDYDKMQERLIRTLRQTLDNNYKTKGKKDNKLRKKYASHDHVLKWRPPHPRIILIRPKLMKSPNDVSKLHSISESLSSDKNRDALREKVESSDSEQYNSTEIEKIIFLPNNTHKYIKTAEVIDSTNEDINDGTTGQRLKEEEDLKCINACKEVIGNVCDAHTTKCGAKERHLFEKDCFKACN from the exons ATGATTTTTTGTAGTAcgaaattaattgtttttttgttgCTTATG TTCCAGGCCTCTTTAGAAAAAACATCATCAAACAACAAAATCATATTAGAAAGCGAATTACCAAAAAAAGTTCAGGTGAAACGTTCTTACGCCGATCTCCTAAACTCCTTGATCAAAGTAAACCAAGAAAGAGTCACAGCCTTGAAGAAACTATATGTCTTAAACAGTATAACATATGGTAAAGATGTATTAAGGAGCACCATTGAAAATAAGCTGGATGATTATGATAAAATGCAGGAAAGGCTAATAAGGACTCTGAGACAAACTTTGGACaat aattacaaaacaaaaggaaaaaaggataaTAAATTGCGTAAAAAATACGCTTCCCATGATCATGTGCTAAAGTGGCGTCCTCCACATCCGAGAATCATTTTAATTCGT CCAAAACTTATGAAATCTCCAAATGACGTCTCCAAACTACATTCTATATCTGAAAGTCTTTCAAGTGACAAAAATCGGGATGCTCTACGCGAAAAAGTTGAAAGTTCAGACTCCGAACAATATAACAGCAcggaaatagaaaaaataattttcctccCAAACAAtacacataaatatataaaaaccgCTGAAGTGATAGATTCAACGAATGAAGATATCAACGATGGGACGACAGGTCAAAGATTAAAGGAAGAGGAAGATCTAAAATGCATAAATGCTTGTAAAGAAGTTATTGGTAATGTGTGTGATGCACATACCACCAAATGCGGCGCTAAAGAACGACATTTGTTTGAAAAGGATTGTTTTAAGGCTTGTAACTAG
- the LOC123878246 gene encoding ATP-dependent zinc metalloprotease FtsH isoform X3 has translation MIFCSTKLIVFLLLMFQASLEKTSSNNKIILESELPKKVQVKRSYADLLNSLIKVNQERVTALKKLYVLNSITYGKDVLRSTIENKLDDYDKMQERLIRTLRQTLDNLKLAPKVSIDENELDEILQDRDHIFVLPIENNIDKEQLKLALKVSIDENDLNEILQDRDHIFVLPIENNINKEQVRNKVENVLRNKDSDDDSSNEKTNDKSDSDDKNDSESASSEKTNEESLNEVKGNGTQGRSYYYGCGRGRVRCIKACKEAYRETCAYFHCGRSFRKCLKTACKMECRMWFY, from the exons ATGATTTTTTGTAGTAcgaaattaattgtttttttgttgCTTATG TTCCAGGCCTCTTTAGAAAAAACATCATCAAACAACAAAATCATATTAGAAAGCGAATTACCAAAAAAAGTTCAGGTGAAACGTTCTTACGCCGATCTCCTAAACTCCTTGATCAAAGTAAACCAAGAAAGAGTCACAGCCTTGAAGAAACTATATGTCTTAAACAGTATAACATATGGTAAAGATGTATTAAGGAGCACCATTGAAAATAAGCTGGATGATTATGATAAAATGCAGGAAAGGCTAATAAGGACTCTGAGACAAACTTTGGACaat TTGAAACTAGCACCGAAAGTTTCAATCGATGAAAACGAACTGGACGAAATTCTTCAAGATCGCGATCACATTTTTGTATTACCAATTGAAAACAACATTGATAAAGAACaa tTGAAACTAGCACTGAAAGTATCAATCGACGAAAACGACCTAAATGAAATTCTCCAAGATCGCGATCACATTTTTGTATTACCCATTGAAAACAACATTAATAAAGAACAAGTAagaaataaagttgaaaatgttTTACGCAACAAAGATTCAGATGATGATAGTAGCAATGAAAAAACAAATGACAAGAGTGATAGTGATGATAAGAATGATAGTGAATCTGCGTCATCAGAAAAAACAAATGAAGAATCGTTAAATGAAGTAAAGGGTAATGGGACGCAGGGTAGAAGTTACTACTATGGATGCGGTAGAGGTAGAGTTAGGTGTATTAAGGCTTGTAAGGAAGCATATAGGGAGACGTGTGCTTATTTCCACTGTGGCCGTAGCTTTAGAAAGTGTTTGAAAACGGCCTGTAAAATGGAGTGTAGAATGTGGTTCTATTAA
- the LOC123878246 gene encoding uncharacterized protein LOC123878246 isoform X2 has protein sequence MIFCSTKLIVFLLLMASLEKTSSNNKIILESELPKKVQVKRSYADLLNSLIKVNQERVTALKKLYVLNSITYGKDVLRSTIENKLDDYDKMQERLIRTLRQTLDNLKLAPKVSIDENELDEILQDRDHIFVLPIENNIDKEQNYKTKGKKDNKLRKKYASHDHVLKWRPPHPRIILIRPKLMKSPNDVSKLHSISESLSSDKNRDALREKVESSDSEQYNSTEIEKIIFLPNNTHKYIKTAEVIDSTNEDINDGTTGQRLKEEEDLKCINACKEVIGNVCDAHTTKCGAKERHLFEKDCFKACN, from the exons ATGATTTTTTGTAGTAcgaaattaattgtttttttgttgCTTATG GCCTCTTTAGAAAAAACATCATCAAACAACAAAATCATATTAGAAAGCGAATTACCAAAAAAAGTTCAGGTGAAACGTTCTTACGCCGATCTCCTAAACTCCTTGATCAAAGTAAACCAAGAAAGAGTCACAGCCTTGAAGAAACTATATGTCTTAAACAGTATAACATATGGTAAAGATGTATTAAGGAGCACCATTGAAAATAAGCTGGATGATTATGATAAAATGCAGGAAAGGCTAATAAGGACTCTGAGACAAACTTTGGACaat TTGAAACTAGCACCGAAAGTTTCAATCGATGAAAACGAACTGGACGAAATTCTTCAAGATCGCGATCACATTTTTGTATTACCAATTGAAAACAACATTGATAAAGAACaa aattacaaaacaaaaggaaaaaaggataaTAAATTGCGTAAAAAATACGCTTCCCATGATCATGTGCTAAAGTGGCGTCCTCCACATCCGAGAATCATTTTAATTCGT CCAAAACTTATGAAATCTCCAAATGACGTCTCCAAACTACATTCTATATCTGAAAGTCTTTCAAGTGACAAAAATCGGGATGCTCTACGCGAAAAAGTTGAAAGTTCAGACTCCGAACAATATAACAGCAcggaaatagaaaaaataattttcctccCAAACAAtacacataaatatataaaaaccgCTGAAGTGATAGATTCAACGAATGAAGATATCAACGATGGGACGACAGGTCAAAGATTAAAGGAAGAGGAAGATCTAAAATGCATAAATGCTTGTAAAGAAGTTATTGGTAATGTGTGTGATGCACATACCACCAAATGCGGCGCTAAAGAACGACATTTGTTTGAAAAGGATTGTTTTAAGGCTTGTAACTAG
- the LOC123878246 gene encoding cysteine-rich PDZ-binding protein isoform X8, producing MVCEKCEKKLGRVITPDPWKTGARNTVESGGRKVGENKALTAKKGRYNPYTSKFQECKICRTKVHQVGSHYCQACAYKKGICAMCGKKILDTSNYRQSST from the exons atggtgTGTGAGAAATGTGAGAAGAAGCTCGGCCGTGTTATAACTCCGGACCCGTGGAAGACAGGGGCGCGGAACACAGTTGAGTCTGGTGGCAGAAAAGTTGGCGAAAACAAAGCTTTGACCGCCAAAAAAGGGCGCTATAACCCTTACACGTCGAAGTTTCAAGAGTGCAA GATTTGCCGAACTAAAGTGCACCAAGTAGGCTCCCACTACTGTCAGGCGTGTGCATACAAGAAAGGGATCTGTGCAATGTGTGGTAAAAAGATACTGGACACTTCAAATTACAGACAGAGCTCTACATAG
- the LOC123878246 gene encoding ATP-dependent zinc metalloprotease FtsH isoform X5, which produces MIFCSTKLIVFLLLMFQASLEKTSSNNKIILESELPKKVQVKRSYADLLNSLIKVNQERVTALKKLYVLNSITYGKDVLRSTIENKLDDYDKMQERLIRTLRQTLDNLKLALKVSIDENDLNEILQDRDHIFVLPIENNINKEQVRNKVENVLRNKDSDDDSSNEKTNDKSDSDDKNDSESASSEKTNEESLNEVKGNGTQGRSYYYGCGRGRVRCIKACKEAYRETCAYFHCGRSFRKCLKTACKMECRMWFY; this is translated from the exons ATGATTTTTTGTAGTAcgaaattaattgtttttttgttgCTTATG TTCCAGGCCTCTTTAGAAAAAACATCATCAAACAACAAAATCATATTAGAAAGCGAATTACCAAAAAAAGTTCAGGTGAAACGTTCTTACGCCGATCTCCTAAACTCCTTGATCAAAGTAAACCAAGAAAGAGTCACAGCCTTGAAGAAACTATATGTCTTAAACAGTATAACATATGGTAAAGATGTATTAAGGAGCACCATTGAAAATAAGCTGGATGATTATGATAAAATGCAGGAAAGGCTAATAAGGACTCTGAGACAAACTTTGGACaat tTGAAACTAGCACTGAAAGTATCAATCGACGAAAACGACCTAAATGAAATTCTCCAAGATCGCGATCACATTTTTGTATTACCCATTGAAAACAACATTAATAAAGAACAAGTAagaaataaagttgaaaatgttTTACGCAACAAAGATTCAGATGATGATAGTAGCAATGAAAAAACAAATGACAAGAGTGATAGTGATGATAAGAATGATAGTGAATCTGCGTCATCAGAAAAAACAAATGAAGAATCGTTAAATGAAGTAAAGGGTAATGGGACGCAGGGTAGAAGTTACTACTATGGATGCGGTAGAGGTAGAGTTAGGTGTATTAAGGCTTGTAAGGAAGCATATAGGGAGACGTGTGCTTATTTCCACTGTGGCCGTAGCTTTAGAAAGTGTTTGAAAACGGCCTGTAAAATGGAGTGTAGAATGTGGTTCTATTAA
- the LOC123878246 gene encoding uncharacterized protein LOC123878246 isoform X1, whose amino-acid sequence MIFCSTKLIVFLLLMFQASLEKTSSNNKIILESELPKKVQVKRSYADLLNSLIKVNQERVTALKKLYVLNSITYGKDVLRSTIENKLDDYDKMQERLIRTLRQTLDNLKLAPKVSIDENELDEILQDRDHIFVLPIENNIDKEQNYKTKGKKDNKLRKKYASHDHVLKWRPPHPRIILIRPKLMKSPNDVSKLHSISESLSSDKNRDALREKVESSDSEQYNSTEIEKIIFLPNNTHKYIKTAEVIDSTNEDINDGTTGQRLKEEEDLKCINACKEVIGNVCDAHTTKCGAKERHLFEKDCFKACN is encoded by the exons ATGATTTTTTGTAGTAcgaaattaattgtttttttgttgCTTATG TTCCAGGCCTCTTTAGAAAAAACATCATCAAACAACAAAATCATATTAGAAAGCGAATTACCAAAAAAAGTTCAGGTGAAACGTTCTTACGCCGATCTCCTAAACTCCTTGATCAAAGTAAACCAAGAAAGAGTCACAGCCTTGAAGAAACTATATGTCTTAAACAGTATAACATATGGTAAAGATGTATTAAGGAGCACCATTGAAAATAAGCTGGATGATTATGATAAAATGCAGGAAAGGCTAATAAGGACTCTGAGACAAACTTTGGACaat TTGAAACTAGCACCGAAAGTTTCAATCGATGAAAACGAACTGGACGAAATTCTTCAAGATCGCGATCACATTTTTGTATTACCAATTGAAAACAACATTGATAAAGAACaa aattacaaaacaaaaggaaaaaaggataaTAAATTGCGTAAAAAATACGCTTCCCATGATCATGTGCTAAAGTGGCGTCCTCCACATCCGAGAATCATTTTAATTCGT CCAAAACTTATGAAATCTCCAAATGACGTCTCCAAACTACATTCTATATCTGAAAGTCTTTCAAGTGACAAAAATCGGGATGCTCTACGCGAAAAAGTTGAAAGTTCAGACTCCGAACAATATAACAGCAcggaaatagaaaaaataattttcctccCAAACAAtacacataaatatataaaaaccgCTGAAGTGATAGATTCAACGAATGAAGATATCAACGATGGGACGACAGGTCAAAGATTAAAGGAAGAGGAAGATCTAAAATGCATAAATGCTTGTAAAGAAGTTATTGGTAATGTGTGTGATGCACATACCACCAAATGCGGCGCTAAAGAACGACATTTGTTTGAAAAGGATTGTTTTAAGGCTTGTAACTAG
- the LOC123878246 gene encoding uncharacterized protein LOC123878246 isoform X7, whose translation MIFCSTKLIVFLLLMLKLAPKVSIDENELDEILQDRDHIFVLPIENNIDKEQNYKTKGKKDNKLRKKYASHDHVLKWRPPHPRIILIRPKLMKSPNDVSKLHSISESLSSDKNRDALREKVESSDSEQYNSTEIEKIIFLPNNTHKYIKTAEVIDSTNEDINDGTTGQRLKEEEDLKCINACKEVIGNVCDAHTTKCGAKERHLFEKDCFKACN comes from the exons ATGATTTTTTGTAGTAcgaaattaattgtttttttgttgCTTATG TTGAAACTAGCACCGAAAGTTTCAATCGATGAAAACGAACTGGACGAAATTCTTCAAGATCGCGATCACATTTTTGTATTACCAATTGAAAACAACATTGATAAAGAACaa aattacaaaacaaaaggaaaaaaggataaTAAATTGCGTAAAAAATACGCTTCCCATGATCATGTGCTAAAGTGGCGTCCTCCACATCCGAGAATCATTTTAATTCGT CCAAAACTTATGAAATCTCCAAATGACGTCTCCAAACTACATTCTATATCTGAAAGTCTTTCAAGTGACAAAAATCGGGATGCTCTACGCGAAAAAGTTGAAAGTTCAGACTCCGAACAATATAACAGCAcggaaatagaaaaaataattttcctccCAAACAAtacacataaatatataaaaaccgCTGAAGTGATAGATTCAACGAATGAAGATATCAACGATGGGACGACAGGTCAAAGATTAAAGGAAGAGGAAGATCTAAAATGCATAAATGCTTGTAAAGAAGTTATTGGTAATGTGTGTGATGCACATACCACCAAATGCGGCGCTAAAGAACGACATTTGTTTGAAAAGGATTGTTTTAAGGCTTGTAACTAG